The Blautia hydrogenotrophica DSM 10507 genome window below encodes:
- a CDS encoding molybdopterin biosynthesis protein, producing the protein MKKRNLYLKTISVEEALEKYKKVLETVIEVKWERIPVTESLNRVTRSAVYAKYCSPLFNSAAMDGIAVVTQRTKGASEVRPVELTEGEDYQVVDTGDPVSPPYDGVIMAEDLLETGKEGQVRIVEAAAPWQHIRPIGEDIVAGEMILPGHHKIRAIDVGVLLSAGITEIEVAVQPSVAIFPTGTEIIEPGETPVEGSIIESNSRMFENLAREQGARAKRFPVIPDDYEKIRRAVKEAAQKYDLVIINAGSSAGTEDYTVHVLRELGEVVVHGVAIKPGKPVILAVVDDCPVIGLPGYPVSAYIGFENFVIPVLSMLGDFTCRKNPVVDAVISKRLVSSLKHREYIRVKVGKVGEKLVAAPLARGAGAAMSMVRADGFCVIPQNSEGVEASETVSVELYRDIQEIENTLVVIGSHDLILDVMADLMPEVSRGMYLSSTHVGSMGGLMALKRREAHIAPVHLLDEDTGVYNQSYLKRIFKEPMALIRGVGRVQGLMVKKGNPMGICGIEDLKRCRYVNRQRGAGTRILLDYLLKKEQISPEEISGYDCEATTHMAVAAQVASGGADAGMGVFSAAKAMGLDFLPVGDESYDFALYQEDLELPLVKCFLQILKSERFHEKLRELGGYSWEEAGQIVRIDSRSMK; encoded by the coding sequence ATGAAGAAGAGAAATCTGTATTTAAAGACGATATCTGTGGAAGAAGCATTGGAAAAATATAAAAAAGTTTTGGAGACGGTGATCGAGGTAAAATGGGAACGGATACCTGTGACCGAAAGTCTGAACCGGGTGACCCGCTCCGCAGTCTATGCGAAATACTGCTCCCCCCTGTTTAATTCTGCGGCCATGGACGGCATTGCGGTAGTCACGCAGAGAACGAAAGGTGCCTCGGAGGTCAGGCCGGTGGAGCTGACAGAAGGGGAGGATTATCAGGTTGTAGATACGGGAGATCCGGTGAGTCCTCCTTATGACGGGGTGATTATGGCGGAGGATCTCTTGGAGACCGGGAAAGAAGGACAAGTGCGGATTGTGGAGGCGGCTGCGCCGTGGCAGCATATTCGCCCTATTGGCGAGGACATCGTGGCAGGAGAGATGATTCTGCCCGGACACCACAAAATACGTGCCATTGATGTGGGAGTTTTACTCTCCGCAGGCATCACTGAGATAGAAGTCGCGGTGCAGCCGTCCGTGGCAATTTTCCCCACAGGTACAGAAATTATCGAGCCGGGGGAGACTCCTGTGGAGGGCAGTATCATTGAATCGAATTCCCGTATGTTTGAGAATTTGGCGCGGGAGCAAGGAGCAAGGGCTAAGCGTTTTCCGGTGATTCCCGACGACTATGAGAAAATTCGCAGGGCGGTCAAAGAGGCGGCTCAAAAATACGATCTGGTAATTATAAACGCTGGTTCCAGCGCAGGGACAGAAGACTATACCGTCCATGTGCTCAGAGAGCTGGGAGAGGTGGTGGTTCATGGGGTTGCGATCAAGCCTGGAAAACCAGTCATTCTGGCTGTCGTGGATGACTGTCCAGTGATTGGCCTGCCGGGATATCCGGTGAGTGCCTATATTGGATTTGAAAATTTCGTGATACCAGTACTTTCGATGCTGGGAGATTTTACATGCAGAAAAAATCCTGTTGTAGACGCAGTAATTTCCAAAAGGCTTGTCTCCAGTCTCAAACACAGAGAGTATATCCGGGTGAAAGTCGGCAAGGTGGGAGAGAAGCTGGTGGCGGCACCGCTGGCTAGGGGGGCCGGAGCAGCCATGTCTATGGTGCGTGCAGACGGCTTCTGCGTGATTCCCCAAAACAGCGAAGGTGTGGAGGCATCAGAGACGGTGAGCGTGGAGCTTTACCGGGATATTCAGGAAATAGAAAATACTTTGGTGGTGATAGGCAGTCATGATCTGATTTTGGATGTGATGGCGGATTTGATGCCGGAGGTCAGCAGAGGGATGTACTTGTCTAGCACGCATGTGGGAAGCATGGGCGGACTGATGGCTCTGAAAAGGAGAGAGGCTCATATCGCGCCGGTACATCTTCTGGATGAAGACACCGGCGTCTACAATCAAAGTTATCTGAAGCGAATTTTTAAGGAGCCAATGGCTCTGATTCGAGGAGTCGGCCGGGTGCAGGGATTGATGGTGAAAAAAGGCAACCCCATGGGTATTTGCGGGATTGAGGATTTAAAAAGATGCCGCTATGTAAATCGGCAGAGGGGAGCAGGGACAAGGATTTTATTAGATTATCTGCTAAAAAAAGAACAGATTTCGCCGGAGGAGATTTCCGGGTATGACTGTGAAGCCACGACGCATATGGCTGTAGCTGCTCAGGTTGCCTCAGGGGGAGCAGATGCGGGAATGGGAGTGTTTTCAGCGGCGAAGGCCATGGGGCTGGATTTCTTGCCGGTGGGAGACGAATCCTATGATTTTGCTCTCTATCAAGAAGACTTAGAGCTTCCGCTGGTGAAATGCTTCCTTCAAATTTTAAAATCTGAAAGGTTCCATGAAAAATTAAGGGAACTGGGAGGTTATTCCTGGGAAGAGGCGGGACAAATCGTGAGGATAGACAGCCGGTCAATGAAGTGA
- a CDS encoding formate dehydrogenase accessory sulfurtransferase FdhD, whose translation MDRKDVYSLLLLAGGKSLRMGKDKARLLYGGKTFAELIIDKAKEVGIDRIFVSGFELEGDVGEVVWDRYPDRGPLGGLHACMKEMETPFCLVLPVDVPRLSPEILEELLVYHERHRRGLTRGREIPLLWEHGVRKEPLIGVYPVAMAETIEEMIKERALPVFRVLDRWGYECFLRDIPEDQILNVNTPELYKRLLESRPDGTTEGRGGKMEKERVQILKITGNQFQEKEDDVALEYQYGLRLKDGREISISCTPTHMEELSLGRRFLLGDLAGEIKPVHADPVESISLKKIFQAAKEMFENPGTLFSDTGCAHSCVLMMEGRVLCSMEDIGRHNALDKVIGYALKYEIPIPKCAVFSSGRISQDYLQKAIQAGFSVVLSRAAVTGSAVALAKKEDITLLGFIRKETGNIYHMGHVKISEK comes from the coding sequence ATGGACAGAAAGGACGTCTATTCCCTCCTGCTTTTGGCAGGCGGGAAGAGTCTGAGAATGGGAAAAGATAAGGCGCGGCTTTTGTATGGCGGAAAGACCTTCGCGGAGCTGATTATCGACAAGGCAAAAGAAGTTGGGATTGACCGGATTTTTGTGTCGGGATTTGAGCTTGAGGGGGACGTCGGGGAGGTTGTATGGGACCGGTATCCGGACCGCGGGCCGCTCGGAGGACTCCATGCCTGTATGAAAGAGATGGAGACGCCTTTTTGTCTGGTGCTTCCAGTGGATGTGCCGAGGCTTTCGCCAGAAATTTTAGAGGAGCTTTTGGTGTATCATGAGAGACACCGAAGGGGATTGACGAGGGGGAGGGAGATTCCGCTGCTGTGGGAGCATGGTGTGCGTAAGGAACCGCTGATCGGTGTTTATCCGGTGGCTATGGCAGAGACGATAGAAGAGATGATAAAGGAACGTGCGCTTCCGGTATTCCGGGTACTGGACCGATGGGGATATGAGTGCTTTTTGAGGGATATCCCGGAAGATCAGATTCTGAATGTAAATACTCCGGAGCTCTATAAAAGACTGTTAGAGAGCCGGCCAGATGGGACGACAGAAGGACGAGGAGGGAAGATGGAAAAAGAAAGAGTACAGATTTTAAAAATTACAGGGAATCAATTTCAAGAAAAAGAGGATGACGTGGCGCTGGAATACCAATACGGCCTCAGACTGAAAGATGGAAGAGAGATTTCCATTTCGTGCACACCGACACATATGGAGGAATTATCCCTGGGAAGAAGATTTTTGTTGGGAGACTTAGCAGGAGAAATCAAGCCTGTACATGCGGACCCAGTGGAAAGTATAAGCCTGAAAAAAATTTTCCAGGCTGCCAAGGAAATGTTTGAAAATCCGGGAACTCTTTTTTCAGATACTGGATGCGCTCACAGTTGTGTGCTCATGATGGAAGGTAGGGTGCTTTGCTCTATGGAGGATATTGGCAGGCATAACGCTTTGGACAAGGTCATTGGCTATGCGCTGAAATATGAAATACCGATCCCAAAATGTGCGGTGTTCAGTAGCGGGCGGATATCGCAGGACTATCTTCAAAAAGCAATTCAGGCTGGGTTTTCGGTGGTATTGTCCAGGGCTGCGGTGACTGGCAGTGCAGTGGCTCTTGCCAAAAAAGAGGACATTACACTGTTGGGATTTATCAGAAAAGAGACAGGAAATATTTATCATATGGGTCATGTGAAGATAAGTGAAAAATAA
- a CDS encoding MOSC domain-containing protein: MGLGKISKIFIYEKKGAAPISCDACELTVEDGIKGDWHGSDLQRQISILPVEVRDFQEEGFCLKKFKENVQVEGIDFSKTSPGTFLRMGEVVLQITEVFKKCYPELCELAKSGQDCSLRRQAVFAKVARGGWLRTGDDVKINTGQK; the protein is encoded by the coding sequence ATGGGGCTAGGAAAAATATCGAAAATCTTTATCTATGAGAAAAAGGGTGCAGCGCCGATCTCCTGTGATGCCTGTGAGCTGACCGTGGAAGACGGTATCAAAGGCGACTGGCACGGGAGCGACCTTCAAAGACAGATTTCCATTCTCCCAGTAGAAGTCAGAGATTTTCAGGAGGAAGGCTTCTGTCTGAAAAAGTTCAAAGAAAACGTACAGGTGGAAGGGATTGACTTTTCAAAGACTTCCCCGGGTACTTTTCTGAGGATGGGAGAGGTGGTTTTGCAGATTACCGAAGTTTTTAAAAAATGTTATCCTGAACTGTGTGAACTAGCGAAGTCAGGGCAGGACTGTTCTTTGCGAAGACAGGCAGTGTTCGCCAAGGTCGCCAGGGGCGGATGGCTGCGGACAGGAGATGATGTCAAGATCAATACTGGACAGAAATAG